The Thermoplasmata archaeon genomic interval CTCGATCCTCAGCAGCGCCGCGCGCTCTACCTCTCCGCTGCGTTCTACGCGCTCTTCTTTGCGTTCGTGGCGAGCCTCTACAGCCTGGACCTGTCGGGCCCCGGGATCGCGGCCGCGAGCTACCCCTCGGCCACGAACGTGCTCTGTTGCGGCTATATTGGCATCACGCCGGCGGCGGTCCTCCTGGTTACCCCATCGTTCGAACTCGTGATCTACCCCCTCGTGCTGGTCATTCTGTTCGCGGCCACCCTGCTCTTCGCGCTGAATGTGACCTTGACCGTCGCCCTCTTCCGATCGAGGGCCTCGCGGGCGTCATCGGCCGGATCGGGAGCCCTCGGCGGAGTCGCTGCCCTTCTCGTGAACTGCCCGGCGTGTGGAACGCTGCTCCTGTGGAACGTCGTCGCCGGAACGAGCGCGGCGGCGTTTCTCACGGGCTTCGTCACGTACTACTACCCTCTGCTCGCCCTGGCGTTTCCCCTGGCCGTCTTCGTCCTCATCTGGACCGCCCGCCGTCTCGCCCGGGTGGCGGGCAGCGGGGAGGCGTGCCCACGCCCGGCCCGGGCGATGACCGATGGGTCATGAGCAGCCCCCCTCCTCTGCTCAGAGAGAGGAACAGTCGGACATGATCTTGCGTGAAGGGGGATCGGGCAGGGCCCGTTGACACCGGCTCACCTCGGCCGTCCGAATCGCGTGGGCGGGGGCCGCGTTTAGGGGGAAAGCTCGGACCGAAGGTAGTCGGGCAAGGGAATGCCCGCCCGCTCCACGACCTCTCGCCCTGCGGGCACCCAGGATGACGCGAGCACCCCGCACGGCTTCCCGGACTCCGTTTCGCTTTCGGCCCGAATTTCGAGGCGGGTCGGAGTGGTCGCCACGATGCGCCCCCGAGCTACGTGAGCAACTCCGACGCGAGGGAGACGGAGGGCATTGTAGGAGCTCGGCCCCTGACTGATCCAGAGCTTGCGACCCAACGTAAGCGCGGTCCAGTACGAAGCTTCGTAGAGAACCATGAAGTGCAGCCCATGATGGAACAGCGTCGGCCAACCGATCTCATCCGGCTGCGGTACGAAGCGTGTACGGACCTCGGGAGTTCCATCGGGCGAGGTCGTTTCCTCGAATTTCAGCCGGAGCCCTCGGGCGTGTCGGGGGCCGCATCCAAAGCACGGGTTCTCCAGCGGGTTCTCGAGTTCGGACATACCCGCCCAATGGGTGGGGAGGTCTTGTGGATTTCAGCGGCGTACTACCGCTACGTCGCCGGGGTGGGATCGCGCCCGAACGGTGGTCCGGGAAAAGAGGGTTCGTCGAAAACAGGTCCGTTAACCGCCCTAGGCCCGCCCGCCGATCAGCCACCGTCGGCGAAGGCGGCCGAGGTCCACACGCATGCGGGATCCGAGGCGAGGGCGTCACCTGTGGTGGCGTATGCCCGAGCCCGGCTTCCTCCGCAAGCCTGCCGTAAGGAGCAGGCGCCGCACGCGCCCGTGAACGCCCTTCGCCGGATCTGTCGCAGGAGCTCGTGGGATCGGTAGATCGAGGGCAGGTCCCCGTCCTTGATGTTTCCCAGCGCGTAGGGGAGGAGCCCTCCGGGGTACACGGTCCCGTCGTTGGCTACAAAGAGGATCCCGTCCCCGTCGAGGGTGCCTACCGGCGCGAGTCCCGATGGCATGCTCGGTGCTCCTTCCAACGCGATGAGGTCCGAGCGGAGGGTGCGGTACAGCGGGTCGTCCCAATACTCACCCCGTTCCTCCCGCATCCGAAGGACACGTCGCAGGAATGGGGCCTCCACGGTGCGGACCGTGATCCCATACCGGGAGGCGTCGTACAGGAAGTTCGCGACACTCTCGCACCCGGCGGGCGGCAGGTCGTGGGTATCTCCCTCCGCCCCCCGGCCGACCTTGATGAGGAAGAAGAGCTCCCACGCGCGGACATCGAGCTGCCGAAGGATATGGAAGATTTCCGGGAGCTCTCCGACGGTCTCGGCCATCACGGTGGTGTTGATCTGTACGCGGAGTCCGAGGTCCCGGGCCTCCCCGGCCGCTTGCAACGTGCGCTCGAAGGTCCCGTTCTGTCGACGGATTGCGTCGTGGGTCTCAGGACGGGAGCCGTCCAGACTGAGGGAGAGCGCGGATGCGCCCGCGTCGGCCAGCCGCGAGAGCGTGTCGCGGGTGAGTCCCTGCGAGACCGCGGGCGACACGCCGAAGCGCAGGCCGAGGTCCCGAGCGTACGAGAGGAGATCGAACAGATCCTGCCGTCGCAGGGGATCGCCTCCGGTGAAGATCACCGTGGGGGGGTGCTCGCCAAAGGATGCTACTTGGTCGAGGAGACGGCGTCCCTCGGCGGGGGATAGTTCGCCGGGCAGGGGATCCGGGATCGCGGAGGCCCGGCAGTGGACGCAGGACAAGGGGCAGGCCCGTGTCATCTCCCAAAAGAGGAGGAGGGGTGCCTGGGAGTAATCTCGGGGGTGGTGTCCCTGCGGACCTCCGGGATGGGGGGTCATGCGGTTGCCTCCATGGGCGCGATCGCCTCCGTGACCGCGGATAGGAAGGAGGTCACGCCTCGTGCGGCCCGGTCCGCATCCTCGATGCAATCGGGGACGCCGATGCCGCGATACGCGCTGCCCGCCAGGAAGAGGCCCGGCACGTTGGTTCGCGCGGACTCGATGGCAGCCACTCGCTCCATGTGATCGACGTCGTACTGGGGATGGGCGTTCTGCCATCGGTGGACCCGGGCGAACTCCGGAGGTCCACGAAGGCTCAGGAGAGGCGTCAGTTCCTGAACGGCCAGGTCCGCGAGCGCGTCATCGGGTCGATCCAGTACGGAGGCTTCTCGTACCCCGCCGTAGAACGCCCGCAGCAGGACGTGCCCGGAGGGAGCCCGTCCCTCGAACTTGGAGGAGACCCATGTGCAGGCCTTGAGGTGGACACCTTCCGTGCGCGGCACGAGGAGGCCGGACCCGTCCAGTGGCCGACAGGCATCCGCGGAAAAGGCGAGTGCGATCACCGCCGAGGAGGCGTACGGGATGGCGAGGAGTGCGTCCGCCAGCTTCGGTTCGAGCCCCGCGAGGAGCCGTGCGGAAACGGGAGCGGGAGTGGCCAGGAGGACGGCCTCCGAGCGGAGAGCGCTCCCGTCGTCGAGGGGGATCTCGAAGCCCCCCTGCCTCCCCCGCTCGACGGCGAGGGCCTGGGTGACGGGTCTCCACTCCACATCGGGGGTCTGTGCCACGAGGGCATCCACGAGCTCTGTCATCCCGTTGGGGAAGGTGGCGAACGGCCCCGGGAGGGTGGGATCTCGGGCGGGTCGTGACCGTGCCGCCGCCTGAAGACCACGGAAGACGCTGCCATGCTCCCGCTCGTAGGCGAGGAACTGAGGCAGTAGGCTCGACATGCTCAGCCGCTCCGGGTCCCCGGCGTGGATACCGGCCACGAGAGGATCGGCGATCCGCTCCAGAGCCTCTCGTCCCAATCGCCGACGGACGAAAGAAGCGAGGCTCTCATCTCCGCGCTCCCTTCGTGCCGGAACGAGCGGCTCGACCGCGAGGCGGACCTTCCCTCGCATGGAGAGGAGGGAACTTCGCACCATGGGGCCGAGCCGGGGCGTGGTCAGCAGTGCGAGTCCCTCCGGGAGGGGCACGAGACGGCCGCGACGCGCCACGTAGACCCGGCGGTGAGCGGGGCCCTGGAGTCGCCCCCGCAGGCCCAGCGTGCCGGAGAGCTCGACCGCCGCCGTCTTCAGGGTGAAGAAGGAGTCGACACCGCTCTCGATGAGATAGCCCTCGTGCCGCTCCGTCCCGATGGACCCACCGAGGCGGCTCCTCCGCTCCACGAGGGTGATCGCGAGGTCGTCCGAAGAGGGAACCGTCCGTCGCAACCGGTAGGCGGCCGCAAGGCCGGTCACGCCGCCACCGAGGATCACGACGTGCCGCGTCACGAGGTCAGCCTTGGGCGCACGGCCGCGGCCATGGCCTCGATGAACTTCGGGTCGGCGTTCAGCGACGGCGTACGCTCCAGCCGCACCCCGAGGCGCTCCGCCCGCTCCTTCGCCTCTACGTCGATGTCGTACAGGATCTCGAGGTGGTCCGAGACGAAGCCGAACGGCACGATGAGGATCGCCTTCTCGCCCTCCCTTCCGAGGTCCTCGATGACCTCCTCGAAAGGTGGGCCGAGCCAGGGATCGGCGGTGCGGCCGGCGCTCT includes:
- a CDS encoding TIGR04053 family radical SAM/SPASM domain-containing protein — its product is MTPHPGGPQGHHPRDYSQAPLLLFWEMTRACPLSCVHCRASAIPDPLPGELSPAEGRRLLDQVASFGEHPPTVIFTGGDPLRRQDLFDLLSYARDLGLRFGVSPAVSQGLTRDTLSRLADAGASALSLSLDGSRPETHDAIRRQNGTFERTLQAAGEARDLGLRVQINTTVMAETVGELPEIFHILRQLDVRAWELFFLIKVGRGAEGDTHDLPPAGCESVANFLYDASRYGITVRTVEAPFLRRVLRMREERGEYWDDPLYRTLRSDLIALEGAPSMPSGLAPVGTLDGDGILFVANDGTVYPGGLLPYALGNIKDGDLPSIYRSHELLRQIRRRAFTGACGACSLRQACGGSRARAYATTGDALASDPACVWTSAAFADGG
- the hemG gene encoding protoporphyrinogen oxidase, which gives rise to MTRHVVILGGGVTGLAAAYRLRRTVPSSDDLAITLVERRSRLGGSIGTERHEGYLIESGVDSFFTLKTAAVELSGTLGLRGRLQGPAHRRVYVARRGRLVPLPEGLALLTTPRLGPMVRSSLLSMRGKVRLAVEPLVPARRERGDESLASFVRRRLGREALERIADPLVAGIHAGDPERLSMSSLLPQFLAYEREHGSVFRGLQAAARSRPARDPTLPGPFATFPNGMTELVDALVAQTPDVEWRPVTQALAVERGRQGGFEIPLDDGSALRSEAVLLATPAPVSARLLAGLEPKLADALLAIPYASSAVIALAFSADACRPLDGSGLLVPRTEGVHLKACTWVSSKFEGRAPSGHVLLRAFYGGVREASVLDRPDDALADLAVQELTPLLSLRGPPEFARVHRWQNAHPQYDVDHMERVAAIESARTNVPGLFLAGSAYRGIGVPDCIEDADRAARGVTSFLSAVTEAIAPMEATA